The following coding sequences lie in one Myxococcus xanthus genomic window:
- a CDS encoding AAA family ATPase — MNQPARALSPVPSLANARSAMERIATQLGRAVQGKSSQLQLVVTSLVAGGHVLLEDVPGVGKTTLAEAMAKACGLSFARVQFTADLMPADVLGAQVFHAQTATFQFRPGPLFRQLVLADELNRAPPRTQSALLEAMAQGQVSLDGATHALPAPFTVVATQNPVDFSGTYPLPDSQLDRFMVRMSLGHPTPEVEAGLLVTRDGTPPLDAVETVSGPEELASLRSFAAALRLDASVADYVVRLATATRSHGDLERGASTRAVLALGAAARANALWDARDFATPGDVHAVLVPCWAHRILLRSAVQGVSARDEAAHLLEEIARKVPAPR, encoded by the coding sequence ATGAACCAGCCTGCCCGCGCCCTCTCCCCGGTGCCTTCCCTCGCAAACGCGCGCTCGGCGATGGAACGCATCGCCACCCAGCTGGGCCGCGCGGTGCAGGGAAAATCCTCCCAACTCCAGCTCGTGGTGACGTCCCTGGTCGCCGGCGGCCATGTGCTGCTGGAGGACGTCCCGGGCGTGGGCAAGACGACGCTCGCCGAGGCCATGGCCAAGGCCTGCGGCCTGAGCTTCGCCCGCGTCCAGTTCACCGCGGACCTGATGCCCGCCGATGTGCTGGGCGCCCAGGTCTTCCACGCGCAGACGGCCACCTTCCAGTTCCGTCCCGGTCCCCTCTTCCGGCAGCTGGTGCTGGCGGATGAGCTGAACCGCGCCCCGCCGCGCACCCAGTCCGCGCTGCTGGAGGCCATGGCCCAGGGGCAGGTCTCCCTGGACGGCGCCACGCACGCGCTGCCCGCGCCCTTCACGGTGGTGGCCACGCAGAACCCGGTGGACTTCTCCGGCACCTACCCGCTGCCGGACTCGCAGCTGGACCGCTTCATGGTGCGCATGTCCCTGGGCCACCCGACGCCGGAGGTGGAGGCCGGGCTGCTCGTCACCCGCGACGGCACGCCGCCCCTGGACGCGGTGGAGACTGTCTCCGGGCCCGAGGAGCTGGCGTCGCTGCGCTCGTTCGCCGCGGCGCTGCGGTTGGACGCGTCGGTGGCGGACTACGTGGTGCGGCTGGCCACGGCCACGCGCTCGCACGGAGACCTGGAGCGAGGCGCCTCCACCCGCGCGGTGCTGGCGCTGGGCGCGGCCGCACGGGCCAACGCGCTGTGGGACGCCCGGGACTTCGCCACGCCCGGCGACGTCCACGCGGTGCTGGTGCCCTGCTGGGCCCACCGCATCCTGCTGCGCAGCGCCGTGCAGGGCGTGTCCGCGCGCGACGAGGCGGCGCACCTGCTGGAGGAGATTGCCCGAAAGGTTCCGGCACCCCGGTGA
- a CDS encoding STAS domain-containing protein, translated as MSGLQIHREESAGSVTLRLEGTLDGKTAEEVRTSLSALSGCEVVLDFAHLREFKDSAVGVLTRGLVERPVQLRGLATHHERMFRYFGVGTGTSPRPAYYTPEDVFLA; from the coding sequence ATGTCGGGGCTACAAATCCATCGTGAGGAGTCCGCAGGTTCCGTGACGCTGCGACTGGAAGGCACGCTGGACGGCAAGACGGCAGAAGAGGTCCGGACCTCGCTGAGCGCCCTGAGTGGGTGTGAGGTCGTCCTGGACTTCGCCCACCTGCGGGAGTTCAAGGACAGCGCCGTGGGAGTCCTGACACGAGGCCTGGTGGAGCGCCCCGTCCAACTGCGCGGCCTGGCCACCCACCACGAGCGGATGTTCCGGTACTTCGGTGTGGGCACAGGGACGTCGCCGCGCCCTGCCTACTACACGCCCGAGGACGTCTTCCTGGCGTAG
- a CDS encoding lytic transglycosylase domain-containing protein, translating into MRGWTVAVAAAWWVGMGTAAVAFPVQVPEGAQGEGPEVTELRAKLAERDAELKATLAKLHLYEDEAHYAEAEALGITEMVKASGLPARQQRRLAVAIVREAARNNIDPLLVVAVIRCESSFNNYAVSHVGAMGLMQVMPDTGTWLADKAGLRLGRTSNLFDSETNVELGTAYLADLIQRFGTVEKALVAYNAGPGLARRILAKKEARTKFMAGYPAKVVKEFRKLKAAQEKQLTLREAQKAHGQKS; encoded by the coding sequence ATGAGGGGCTGGACGGTGGCGGTGGCGGCGGCTTGGTGGGTGGGGATGGGGACGGCGGCGGTCGCGTTTCCGGTGCAGGTGCCGGAAGGTGCCCAGGGCGAGGGGCCGGAGGTGACGGAGCTGCGCGCGAAGCTGGCCGAGCGCGACGCCGAGCTGAAGGCGACCCTGGCGAAGCTGCACCTCTACGAGGATGAGGCCCACTACGCCGAGGCCGAAGCCCTGGGTATCACGGAGATGGTGAAGGCCTCTGGCCTCCCCGCCCGGCAGCAGCGCCGGCTGGCGGTGGCCATCGTCCGCGAGGCGGCTCGCAACAACATCGACCCGCTCCTGGTGGTGGCGGTGATCCGCTGCGAGAGCTCCTTCAACAACTACGCGGTGTCCCACGTAGGGGCCATGGGCCTGATGCAGGTGATGCCGGACACTGGAACCTGGCTGGCGGACAAGGCCGGCCTGCGGCTGGGCCGCACCAGCAACCTCTTCGACTCGGAGACCAACGTGGAGCTGGGGACCGCGTACCTGGCGGACCTCATCCAGCGCTTCGGCACCGTGGAGAAGGCCCTGGTCGCCTACAACGCCGGCCCCGGGCTGGCCCGCCGCATCCTGGCCAAGAAGGAAGCGCGCACGAAGTTCATGGCCGGCTACCCCGCCAAGGTCGTGAAGGAATTCCGCAAGCTGAAGGCCGCGCAGGAGAAGCAGCTCACACTGCGAGAGGCCCAGAAGGCGCATGGCCAGAAGAGCTGA
- a CDS encoding lmo0937 family membrane protein, with translation MYWTMGIILLVLWGLGLTTGSTEGYWVHLLLLFAMVALLLAVVSQGRRAASA, from the coding sequence GTGTACTGGACGATGGGAATCATCCTGTTGGTGTTGTGGGGGCTGGGGCTGACCACCGGCTCCACCGAGGGTTACTGGGTCCACCTGCTGCTGCTGTTCGCGATGGTGGCGCTCCTGCTGGCGGTGGTGTCTCAGGGCCGTCGGGCGGCCTCGGCGTGA
- a CDS encoding HupE/UreJ family protein, with product MTWVSPRAMLACLLLAAGSAAAHDADILYVEAHRARPEAPEVRQILTMTPETLALLLADADGGSLLTRNGLDARRDAIATGIWDAMPLVSGGLPCVRTAHAAAPRQSFVELSATFTCPPGGMRQRFLVLTRLPPEYRVILGSVREGEVPGAVFADATRPEVDVPEGGRGTPLLSRFAGWVGLGMRHIFEGVDHLAFLLAVLLVGGGWKRVLLLVTSFTVAHSLTLGAAALGWVVLDGAQARWVEAAIAASIIYVAVENLVLREHRHRVLVTFLFGLIHGFGFAGVLAGYGLGESVVTALLGFNVGVELGQAVVVAVLLPVLRMVQRRPALHTRAVRGLSIGILAAGGYWMVERALG from the coding sequence ATGACGTGGGTCTCCCCCCGGGCCATGCTCGCGTGCCTGCTCTTGGCCGCGGGCTCCGCCGCCGCGCACGACGCCGACATCCTTTATGTAGAAGCGCACCGCGCCCGGCCCGAGGCGCCCGAGGTCCGTCAGATTCTGACGATGACGCCGGAGACGCTGGCCTTGCTCCTGGCCGACGCGGATGGGGGCTCGCTCCTTACGCGGAATGGACTGGACGCGCGGCGTGACGCCATCGCCACGGGCATCTGGGATGCGATGCCGCTGGTTTCCGGAGGCTTGCCGTGCGTGCGGACCGCGCACGCCGCGGCGCCGAGGCAGTCCTTCGTGGAGCTGTCCGCCACCTTCACGTGCCCGCCGGGTGGAATGCGCCAGCGCTTCCTGGTGCTGACGCGGCTGCCGCCGGAGTACCGGGTGATCCTGGGCAGCGTGAGGGAAGGGGAGGTTCCAGGCGCCGTGTTCGCGGATGCCACGCGGCCGGAAGTGGACGTCCCGGAAGGCGGACGCGGCACGCCGCTGCTGAGCCGCTTCGCGGGCTGGGTGGGCCTGGGCATGCGCCACATCTTCGAGGGCGTGGACCACCTGGCCTTCCTGCTGGCCGTGCTGCTGGTGGGGGGCGGCTGGAAGCGGGTGTTGTTGCTGGTGACGTCCTTCACGGTGGCGCACTCGCTGACGCTGGGGGCCGCCGCGCTGGGCTGGGTGGTGTTGGACGGAGCCCAGGCCCGGTGGGTGGAGGCCGCCATCGCCGCGTCCATCATCTATGTGGCGGTGGAGAACCTGGTGCTGCGCGAGCACCGGCACCGGGTGCTCGTCACCTTCCTCTTCGGGCTGATCCACGGCTTCGGCTTCGCGGGCGTGCTGGCCGGCTACGGCCTGGGCGAGTCCGTGGTGACGGCGCTGCTGGGCTTCAACGTCGGCGTGGAATTGGGCCAGGCGGTGGTGGTGGCGGTGCTGCTGCCCGTCCTCCGCATGGTCCAGCGCCGTCCGGCTTTGCACACGAGGGCCGTGAGGGGACTGTCCATCGGAATCCTCGCGGCTGGTGGGTACTGGATGGTTGAACGCGCCCTCGGTTGA